A region of Campylobacter armoricus DNA encodes the following proteins:
- a CDS encoding FlhB-like flagellar biosynthesis protein: protein MAKKIKKAVALGYNKEEQNAPKILANAKGENATKIISLAKENGIPIKEDKDLVEVLSKLDLGDEIPPNMYKAVAEIFAFLYKVANEDETKQSPQSS, encoded by the coding sequence ATGGCTAAAAAAATAAAAAAAGCAGTAGCTTTAGGTTATAACAAAGAAGAGCAAAATGCTCCAAAAATTTTAGCCAATGCAAAAGGTGAAAACGCTACCAAAATCATCTCTTTAGCTAAAGAAAATGGCATACCCATAAAAGAAGATAAAGACTTAGTAGAAGTACTTAGTAAGCTTGATTTAGGCGATGAAATCCCACCTAATATGTATAAAGCTGTAGCTGAAATTTTTGCATTTTTATATAAAGTTGCTAATGAAGATGAGACTAAGCAAAGTCCGCAATCTTCTTAG